In Sebaldella termitidis ATCC 33386, one DNA window encodes the following:
- a CDS encoding autotransporter outer membrane beta-barrel domain-containing protein, whose protein sequence is MKKKFLLVTALLIALTACGSSGGGGGGGGGTPATPIPSTPDPDPGTVTTPDAPYVPFNKSDPHKASTVKSSGINGTGVTIGIIDTGFDTANAEFKDSLNNPRISTDPSFPGNTNAHGSLVAEIAGGKTIGMAPNVKIKAISAGVTCDDGTDTCVDTTLPMYQSLYNDGVRIFNQSFGADKATGTAKKSEFPLSDPVIDFFYKRATTDSLFIWATGNGKSSQPGAEAGLPYLYPVLEKGWLAVTAIDSNTGLTADYANKCGLAQNWCIAAVGDYNFYVKSVTGMGTSFAAPAVTGAAALVQQKYPWMNGDLLRQTLLSTATDMGKLGVDDVYGWGLLNVEKAVKGPALFDKKLALGNYVYINFDTVTSYFGNDISGDAGVIKEGTGKLILTGSNTYTGDNIVRGGTLTVNGKVISQVQIQTNGTFSSNGGYVDNNVINNGGTFVNESNGTTISGNYTASSDSVTESTAGSTINVKGKASLSGSVLRVATPKDENNNPVYVSSSDSIQGKVLVADQGIENGFGSVETPVLLSTELQYNSDNIELEMTRKDVSAYSADTYNSDATRDNSASNLEQVFKILDSGTGSEAFRTQAAYLQQTASSKTLAASLDSLSGQIYASAQALTFQQSQTINKDLSNRLTWLGSMNEPGNSTGVWFNAIGSVGRLYESGYAEADTYLYGGQIGIDKAFNSKFILGAALAFSDSKADFDRYAGESKSQNLGFSLYGRYGFENDSFYVLGRIGGAYVSSDVERDVIIGSYTENLSVDHDDYVFSGYGEVGYKFKTSPNVSVTPFAGLLYDSVNRGSFSEDNSLFGLKADSKTYSQTSGLLGLRAEVGFDWAAGRSTVLGYLSWQAAFNDEDLSYDASYVGLPDEKFKVKGIGLANDTAWTGVGILTEVSPVWSWYANYDMQIERSKVMNNVFSVGARINLN, encoded by the coding sequence ATGAAAAAGAAATTTTTATTGGTTACCGCTCTTCTTATTGCTCTTACTGCATGCGGAAGTTCCGGCGGCGGTGGCGGCGGTGGAGGAGGAACCCCGGCGACGCCAATTCCATCTACACCTGATCCTGATCCCGGTACTGTTACTACTCCCGATGCACCTTATGTTCCTTTTAACAAAAGTGACCCGCATAAAGCAAGCACAGTCAAAAGCAGCGGTATTAACGGAACCGGAGTTACTATCGGTATTATTGATACAGGCTTTGACACTGCAAATGCAGAATTCAAGGACAGCTTGAATAATCCGCGTATAAGCACGGATCCTTCATTTCCAGGGAACACTAACGCACATGGAAGTCTTGTTGCTGAAATAGCAGGTGGTAAGACAATTGGTATGGCGCCTAATGTTAAAATAAAAGCAATTTCCGCAGGAGTAACATGTGATGACGGGACAGATACATGTGTTGATACTACTTTGCCTATGTACCAGTCATTATATAATGACGGTGTCAGAATATTCAACCAGTCTTTTGGTGCTGACAAAGCCACTGGTACTGCCAAAAAATCAGAGTTTCCTTTATCTGATCCGGTTATAGATTTTTTCTATAAAAGAGCAACTACCGACTCATTATTTATTTGGGCCACAGGAAACGGAAAATCTTCACAGCCTGGTGCTGAAGCAGGACTTCCTTACTTATATCCGGTTTTGGAAAAAGGATGGCTTGCAGTTACTGCCATTGATTCCAATACAGGTCTTACTGCTGATTATGCCAATAAATGCGGTCTTGCACAAAACTGGTGTATAGCAGCAGTTGGTGATTATAACTTTTATGTAAAAAGTGTTACCGGTATGGGAACTTCATTTGCAGCTCCGGCAGTCACAGGTGCAGCAGCCCTTGTACAGCAGAAATATCCATGGATGAACGGAGACCTTCTGAGACAGACACTTTTATCCACTGCAACTGATATGGGGAAGCTCGGTGTAGACGATGTTTACGGATGGGGTCTTCTGAATGTGGAGAAAGCCGTAAAAGGTCCTGCTCTGTTTGATAAGAAGCTGGCTCTGGGAAACTATGTTTACATTAACTTTGATACTGTTACTTCTTATTTCGGAAATGATATAAGCGGTGATGCCGGTGTCATAAAAGAAGGTACGGGAAAGCTTATTCTTACAGGAAGCAATACTTACACAGGTGACAATATTGTCAGAGGCGGTACTCTTACAGTTAACGGAAAAGTAATATCACAGGTTCAGATACAGACAAACGGTACTTTCTCAAGTAACGGGGGATATGTTGATAATAATGTTATAAACAACGGAGGTACTTTTGTAAATGAATCAAACGGAACAACAATATCGGGAAACTACACTGCTTCTTCAGATTCTGTAACTGAAAGCACTGCCGGTTCCACAATTAACGTAAAAGGAAAAGCATCTCTTTCAGGCTCTGTCCTAAGGGTAGCAACTCCTAAAGATGAAAATAACAATCCTGTTTATGTAAGTTCTTCTGACAGCATACAGGGAAAAGTTCTTGTTGCTGATCAGGGAATAGAAAACGGTTTTGGCTCTGTGGAAACTCCAGTACTTTTAAGTACAGAACTTCAGTATAATTCAGATAATATAGAACTGGAAATGACTAGAAAAGATGTTTCTGCTTACTCTGCAGATACTTATAACTCTGATGCTACAAGAGATAACTCGGCTTCGAATCTAGAACAGGTCTTCAAGATACTTGACAGCGGTACAGGAAGTGAAGCATTCAGAACACAGGCTGCGTATTTACAGCAGACTGCTTCTTCAAAAACACTAGCTGCATCTCTTGACAGCTTATCAGGACAGATTTATGCTTCGGCTCAGGCTCTTACCTTCCAGCAGTCACAGACTATAAATAAGGATCTGTCTAACAGACTGACATGGCTTGGAAGCATGAATGAACCGGGTAACAGCACAGGTGTCTGGTTTAACGCGATTGGTTCAGTAGGAAGACTTTACGAATCAGGATATGCCGAAGCAGACACTTACCTTTACGGCGGACAGATAGGTATCGACAAAGCCTTTAACAGTAAATTTATTCTCGGTGCTGCACTTGCATTCTCTGATTCCAAGGCTGACTTTGACAGATATGCCGGAGAATCAAAGAGTCAAAATCTGGGCTTCTCATTATACGGAAGATACGGATTTGAAAATGACAGCTTCTATGTACTTGGACGTATTGGTGGAGCATATGTTTCGAGCGATGTAGAAAGAGATGTAATTATAGGATCATACACAGAAAATCTTTCTGTAGACCATGATGATTATGTATTCTCAGGATACGGGGAAGTAGGATACAAGTTCAAAACTTCTCCGAATGTAAGTGTAACTCCATTTGCCGGTCTTTTATATGACAGTGTAAACAGAGGAAGCTTTTCTGAAGATAACAGTCTTTTCGGTCTGAAAGCTGACAGTAAAACATATTCACAAACTTCAGGATTATTAGGATTGCGTGCCGAGGTCGGATTCGACTGGGCAGCCGGAAGATCAACAGTTCTTGGTTATCTCTCATGGCAGGCAGCATTTAATGATGAGGATTTAAGCTATGATGCATCTTATGTAGGACTTCCAGATGAGAAATTCAAGGTAAAAGGTATCGGTCTTGCAAATGATACTGCATGGACAGGTGTGGGAATTCTTACAGAAGTGAGTCCTGTATGGTCATGGTATGCTAACTATGACATGCAGATAGAAAGATCAAAGGTAATGAATAATGTATTCTCAGTGGGAGCAAGAATAAATCTTAACTAA
- a CDS encoding GyrI-like domain-containing protein, which translates to MNYEIKIMDIEPILAATLRFNGKHKEAGKHFPDIYKALKGQSSGPPFFCYYDKEYKETADIELCVPVSEKKELRGIIIKELPRIKAVTTVHTGSYETIRSAYQALAEYIIEKKLETALPVREVYIKGPGMFFKGNPDKYITEIIIPLK; encoded by the coding sequence ATGAACTATGAAATAAAAATCATGGATATTGAACCTATACTTGCAGCAACACTGCGTTTTAACGGGAAACACAAAGAGGCAGGAAAGCATTTTCCTGATATTTATAAGGCACTTAAGGGGCAGAGCAGCGGTCCGCCGTTTTTCTGTTACTATGATAAAGAATATAAAGAAACTGCTGATATAGAATTATGTGTGCCGGTTTCTGAAAAAAAGGAATTAAGGGGAATAATTATCAAAGAGCTTCCGCGGATAAAAGCTGTTACTACTGTTCATACAGGCAGCTATGAAACTATCAGATCTGCATATCAGGCTTTAGCCGAATATATTATTGAAAAAAAACTTGAAACGGCGCTTCCTGTAAGGGAAGTTTATATAAAAGGACCGGGTATGTTTTTTAAAGGAAATCCTGATAAATATATTACTGAAATAATAATTCCCCTGAAATGA
- a CDS encoding peptide ABC transporter substrate-binding protein, whose product MLLLLIFIVSCGSKNAEGTKKSGDIIKIAVNLQSEPKSLDPQLASDASGITIDSLIYEGLTRLDQEGKVVPAAAESWEISEDGLKWVFHLRKDMKWANGDPVTAKDFAFGWLRALDPQTASEYAYELYYIKGAKEYNEGKGKREDVAIKTPDDNTLEIELNQPTPYLLSLFSFPTYYPVNEKFYNEAGKDFSLSADKIMGNGPYAVKKWTPETSILLAKNENYWNKDNIHLDELEIKMISDQLAALNAFKNGELDITELSGEQLIEYRDDKRLYSYNKGSIKFLKFNVKNKLLANQKIREAVSMAIDRDEMTENVSKGSFMPAYGFVPEGYGGSAGGDFRKENGDIFEKYNPEKAKQLFQEGLKEVGETGTPTLTLMIYEAPDNQKLAEYIQEKLRTVLGLDVKIETNTFKIFSQNETQGNYDMDLSQWGPDYLDPMTYMDMWVTNGGNNKTNWTNPEYDRLMDTAKNSVDNSVRMKSMMEAEKILGKELPIAMLTYNIKNMLVNERIKDMNFTKIASGYDFYYVRVE is encoded by the coding sequence ATGTTACTATTACTGATTTTTATAGTATCATGCGGCAGTAAAAACGCCGAAGGAACAAAAAAAAGCGGTGATATAATAAAAATTGCAGTTAATCTGCAGTCAGAACCGAAATCACTGGATCCGCAGTTAGCATCAGATGCTTCCGGAATAACAATAGATTCCCTTATCTATGAAGGACTGACAAGACTGGATCAGGAAGGAAAAGTGGTTCCTGCTGCGGCCGAAAGCTGGGAGATAAGTGAAGACGGTCTTAAATGGGTATTTCATTTGAGAAAAGATATGAAGTGGGCAAATGGTGATCCTGTAACAGCAAAAGATTTTGCATTCGGATGGCTACGGGCACTTGATCCTCAAACTGCTTCAGAATATGCATACGAGCTCTATTATATAAAGGGAGCAAAAGAATATAACGAAGGAAAAGGAAAAAGAGAAGATGTGGCAATAAAAACTCCTGATGACAATACTTTGGAGATAGAGCTGAATCAGCCTACACCATATCTGCTTTCATTATTTTCATTTCCTACATATTATCCGGTAAATGAAAAATTTTATAATGAAGCCGGAAAGGATTTTTCGCTGTCAGCTGACAAAATAATGGGGAACGGACCTTATGCAGTGAAAAAATGGACTCCTGAGACAAGTATTCTGCTTGCTAAAAATGAAAATTATTGGAATAAGGATAATATTCATCTTGATGAGCTGGAGATAAAAATGATTTCTGACCAGCTTGCTGCACTGAATGCATTTAAAAACGGAGAGCTGGATATTACGGAGCTGTCAGGCGAGCAGCTGATAGAATACAGAGATGATAAAAGATTATATTCATATAATAAAGGTTCTATAAAGTTTTTAAAATTCAATGTTAAGAATAAGCTTCTTGCTAATCAGAAAATAAGAGAAGCTGTTTCTATGGCAATTGACAGAGATGAAATGACAGAAAATGTATCTAAAGGAAGCTTTATGCCTGCTTACGGATTCGTCCCTGAAGGATACGGCGGGTCAGCCGGCGGAGATTTCAGAAAAGAAAACGGAGATATATTTGAAAAATATAATCCTGAAAAAGCAAAACAGTTATTTCAGGAAGGATTAAAAGAAGTAGGAGAAACCGGGACTCCTACACTGACTTTGATGATTTATGAAGCACCTGATAATCAAAAACTGGCTGAGTATATTCAGGAAAAATTAAGAACAGTTCTCGGACTTGACGTAAAAATAGAGACTAATACTTTCAAAATATTCTCGCAAAATGAAACACAGGGTAACTATGATATGGATCTGTCTCAATGGGGGCCTGATTATCTGGATCCTATGACATATATGGATATGTGGGTAACAAACGGCGGAAACAATAAGACAAACTGGACAAATCCTGAATATGACAGATTAATGGACACCGCTAAAAACAGCGTGGATAATTCCGTAAGAATGAAGAGCATGATGGAAGCAGAAAAAATATTAGGTAAGGAACTTCCTATTGCTATGCTTACATATAATATAAAAAATATGCTTGTAAACGAAAGAATAAAAGACATGAATTTTACTAAAATTGCATCTGGATATGACTTTTATTATGTAAGAGTGGAATAA
- a CDS encoding AraC family transcriptional regulator, producing the protein MEWLKRLNKAIDYIEDNLCGTVSIEEAARIACCSVYHFQRMFSYISEVPLAEYIRRRRMTAAAFEIQSSNIKIIDIAFKYGYESPTSFNRAFQSIHGISPVNARLKGTMLKAYPRMSFSVTIKGNSVINYRIEKKEAFRITGLRMNLETDMENNFKNVPVFWTDTKKSEIFPELCKLITPDFPKILGVTVYENKENFYYYIAVKSNETLENTFEYTVPAATWVIFDSTGAAPESIQKIYRQFYTEWLPTSGYEYGKAPEIEVYTDDDIKSHTYRSELWFPLKKEENN; encoded by the coding sequence ATGGAGTGGCTGAAACGGCTTAATAAAGCTATTGACTATATCGAAGATAACCTGTGCGGAACTGTGAGTATAGAAGAGGCAGCGAGAATTGCCTGCTGTTCCGTCTATCACTTTCAAAGAATGTTCTCATATATTTCAGAGGTTCCCCTTGCGGAGTATATTCGCCGAAGACGTATGACTGCTGCGGCATTTGAGATACAGAGCAGTAATATAAAAATTATCGACATAGCTTTTAAATACGGATATGAATCGCCTACTTCATTTAACAGAGCTTTTCAGAGTATACACGGCATTTCACCGGTAAATGCCCGTCTAAAAGGAACTATGCTGAAAGCCTATCCCCGAATGAGCTTTTCTGTCACCATAAAAGGCAATTCTGTAATAAACTACAGAATTGAAAAAAAAGAAGCTTTCAGAATCACAGGCTTAAGGATGAATTTAGAAACGGATATGGAAAATAATTTTAAGAATGTTCCAGTATTTTGGACAGATACAAAAAAATCTGAAATTTTTCCTGAATTATGCAAGTTAATTACTCCTGATTTCCCAAAAATTCTCGGAGTTACTGTTTATGAAAACAAAGAAAACTTTTATTATTATATTGCGGTAAAAAGTAATGAAACATTGGAAAACACCTTTGAATACACAGTTCCCGCAGCTACATGGGTTATCTTCGATTCCACCGGTGCAGCACCTGAAAGTATTCAAAAAATTTACAGACAGTTTTATACAGAGTGGCTCCCTACTTCTGGTTATGAATATGGAAAAGCTCCGGAAATAGAAGTGTATACTGACGATGATATAAAGTCTCATACTTACAGATCAGAACTTTGGTTTCCATTAAAAAAAGAAGAAAATAATTGA
- a CDS encoding peptide ABC transporter substrate-binding protein, translating to MKKLFLLFIMMILISCGGAGKESSSSGNTKIIVNETAEPKSIDPGLLTDQSGIAVNSLVSEGLTRQGKDGTPEPGLAEKWDVSEDGLTWTFHLRENIKWSSGEPVTADDFKFAWLRVLEPATASEYAYMLHYIKGGQAYNEGKGKKEDVGINVIDSRTLEVKLERPTAYFASLAASPTYAPIREKFFDEKGKNFALEADAMEYSGPYKIKNWKHDSNFIMVKNENYWNKDHIKIDEVEMVLVADSTAELNAFNNGEIELIRLTAEQYKRYEKDPRVNVFRNNSVWYLEYNMENKFLANKKIRQALTLAVDKEEMANTIVKGTGEAAYGIVPTGFPGESKTFREENGDSYPKYNPEEAKRLYKEGLAELGVTELPELSLIINEAGNNKKIAEYVQEKIRTNLGANIRIEPIPFKERMARLQQKDFEIVLSGWGSDYADPMTYIDLFVTNGGNNHSSYSNPKYDELIKTANNSSDNKVRMQAMRDAEKILGDDMPVGVMLYSTRVIMLNPKIKNVYFKGIGAEYYLYDAYVE from the coding sequence ATGAAAAAACTATTTTTATTATTTATAATGATGATTCTTATTTCCTGCGGAGGTGCAGGTAAAGAAAGCAGCTCTTCTGGAAACACTAAGATTATAGTAAATGAAACAGCAGAACCAAAATCTATAGATCCGGGACTTTTGACCGATCAAAGCGGAATAGCAGTTAATTCACTGGTAAGTGAGGGATTGACAAGACAGGGAAAAGACGGGACTCCTGAGCCGGGACTGGCTGAAAAATGGGATGTAAGCGAAGACGGGCTGACATGGACTTTTCATTTGAGAGAAAATATAAAGTGGTCAAGCGGAGAACCTGTTACTGCAGATGATTTCAAATTTGCATGGCTGAGGGTACTGGAGCCGGCTACAGCTTCGGAATATGCCTACATGCTTCATTATATAAAAGGCGGTCAGGCATATAATGAAGGTAAAGGAAAAAAAGAGGATGTAGGAATAAATGTAATAGACAGCAGGACACTGGAAGTAAAACTGGAAAGACCCACTGCTTACTTTGCTTCACTGGCGGCATCTCCTACATATGCTCCGATCAGGGAGAAGTTTTTTGATGAGAAAGGAAAGAATTTTGCTCTGGAAGCTGATGCCATGGAGTACAGCGGACCATATAAAATAAAAAACTGGAAACATGATTCTAACTTTATTATGGTAAAAAATGAAAACTACTGGAATAAGGATCATATAAAAATAGATGAAGTAGAAATGGTTCTTGTAGCTGATTCCACAGCTGAGCTGAATGCATTTAACAACGGTGAAATAGAGCTGATAAGATTAACGGCCGAGCAGTATAAAAGATATGAAAAAGATCCGAGAGTAAATGTATTCAGAAATAATTCGGTATGGTATCTGGAATATAATATGGAGAATAAATTTCTGGCAAATAAGAAAATCAGACAGGCGCTTACTCTTGCAGTAGATAAAGAGGAAATGGCAAATACCATAGTGAAAGGAACGGGAGAAGCAGCTTACGGTATAGTACCTACGGGATTTCCGGGAGAAAGTAAGACTTTCAGGGAAGAAAACGGAGATTCATATCCGAAGTATAACCCGGAAGAAGCAAAAAGACTTTATAAAGAGGGTCTTGCAGAGCTTGGTGTAACTGAACTTCCTGAACTGTCACTGATTATAAATGAAGCCGGAAATAATAAAAAAATAGCAGAGTATGTGCAAGAAAAAATCAGAACTAATCTGGGGGCAAATATAAGAATAGAGCCTATTCCTTTTAAGGAAAGAATGGCAAGACTCCAGCAGAAAGACTTTGAGATAGTTCTTTCAGGGTGGGGTTCTGATTATGCAGATCCTATGACATATATAGATTTATTCGTGACAAACGGAGGAAATAATCATTCGTCATATTCTAATCCAAAATATGACGAGCTTATAAAGACAGCAAATAACAGCAGTGATAATAAAGTAAGAATGCAGGCTATGAGAGATGCGGAGAAAATACTGGGTGATGATATGCCTGTGGGAGTTATGCTTTATTCTACAAGGGTTATTATGCTTAATCCAAAAATAAAAAATGTATATTTTAAAGGAATCGGAGCAGAATATTATTTGTATGATGCTTACGTGGAATAA
- a CDS encoding ABC transporter ATP-binding protein — MEVIKIENLTKTYKTGNKVLNNLNLTVESGDIFSLLGVNGAGKSTLINILTTFINSTSGKACILGKDIKKEKNFVRRNISCVAQQISIDEHLSLRENMLFQSRLYKIDSAEAKKRIQYLIEAFELQQYEKYKISAYSGGIKRRLDIAMSMVSSPKILFLDEPTVGMDVESRRNMWKLINDIKQNFKTTIFLTTHYLEEADMLSDQICIIKNGRALVQDTPDNLRYYTDKNIIKVTLKSPKESYFIEEKLKNTDFIFNIRRENNSLILDTQNNEQNFYTVNKILMENRINYSGIEVSKPSLEDVFISLINDKEGGIQCGNREYILA, encoded by the coding sequence ATGGAAGTAATAAAAATAGAAAATCTAACAAAAACATATAAAACAGGGAATAAAGTCCTGAATAATCTTAATCTCACAGTAGAATCCGGAGATATTTTCTCCCTTTTAGGAGTGAATGGTGCCGGAAAATCAACACTTATTAATATTCTTACTACATTTATTAATTCCACTTCCGGAAAAGCCTGTATTCTCGGAAAGGATATCAAAAAAGAAAAGAATTTTGTAAGAAGAAATATTTCATGTGTGGCACAGCAGATTTCCATTGATGAACATCTTTCACTGCGTGAAAATATGCTTTTTCAAAGCCGGCTTTATAAAATTGATTCTGCTGAAGCTAAAAAAAGAATACAGTATCTTATCGAAGCCTTCGAGCTGCAGCAATATGAAAAATATAAAATCTCTGCTTATTCCGGCGGGATAAAGCGCCGTCTGGATATTGCAATGAGCATGGTTTCTTCTCCAAAAATACTTTTTCTCGACGAACCCACAGTGGGTATGGATGTAGAATCCCGACGAAATATGTGGAAACTGATAAATGATATAAAACAAAATTTTAAAACCACTATTTTTCTAACTACCCATTATCTTGAAGAAGCAGATATGCTAAGCGATCAGATATGCATAATTAAAAACGGAAGAGCTTTGGTACAGGATACTCCGGATAATCTCAGATATTATACTGATAAAAATATAATAAAAGTTACTCTGAAAAGTCCGAAAGAATCATACTTTATTGAAGAAAAACTAAAAAATACTGATTTTATCTTCAATATACGCAGAGAGAATAACTCTCTCATATTAGATACACAAAATAATGAACAGAATTTTTATACGGTTAACAAAATCTTGATGGAAAACAGGATAAATTACAGCGGTATAGAGGTTTCAAAACCCAGCCTTGAAGACGTATTCATCTCGCTTATAAATGATAAGGAAGGGGGAATTCAGTGTGGAAATCGCGAATATATTCTGGCGTAA
- a CDS encoding autotransporter domain-containing protein, with protein MRKNIKKAVLLFLLLNLINCSSSGGGGSSGSSGSPSTSPGGGNVSAVKIDNNIIYKNRNEVLEYSVGNNTAAANKPALKMEDNNTKVFNDKILESNYTRLNLENDTFVVEVDDRAYFTNAGVIQGNSYGVSLEDGGTMINSNIVKNNGDYGVYLDDDTSLYNYGEIINSGNYGVFAEDRSKVVNEGKIQNRGAYGILVSENGTTATNNSTGRIMNAGDFGMYSVNGAKAVNAGIVSNTGNKGMAAHNNASIINNGTVSNSGTYGMYISRNSTGINNGTIELTGNNLTGVYVGDRSTFTNNGTIKINGTSGVGIEAVNYSTIKIAQNSKIILDGNAAITQGNTNYTSPNSNVNSGGTAYKLDSTSQLINAGVISASGTLSVNTAGRVILDSSTGSIEAKTLNLEKDIYLNVSKTMNSSLDTYNYDNLKVENITGSGEIKSDSSLFTAKTIQAADGTYSVSLERKKFDAVFDGKFGEILEKNYAGSENNNESKELYNSMKSISSAKVLGLAEEEITGRAIISNSLYNQFYQDKVINNGIDSLLSRRNIDSTGTEYYFEALGSFLDQKNLNESSGFDSSSYGVTAGMMTSVNNSVSLGGFISYLSTDIDYKDAGDSSQDTDTFSVTGVMENKFADNFKLITKLGYNYGNNDTTRRITYDNTYREVNGEYDTWSLNGTTGLEYSKEITKNIILKPSVNLILSYASQEDYTETGSVTDIKVDSVDAFSAKAGVGIKADINLFDNGASSFKVIPKINYYYEMADPYKNKNISMASFTDTVDIWSREAEKNDLNLGLDLEYSFNAFSVSGGYSAGVLDDANEQFLNLGFKFFF; from the coding sequence ATGAGAAAAAATATAAAAAAAGCTGTGCTTTTATTTTTACTGCTGAATCTTATAAATTGTTCAAGCAGCGGAGGCGGAGGTTCTTCCGGATCTTCAGGTTCGCCTTCCACATCACCGGGCGGAGGAAATGTATCAGCGGTAAAGATAGACAATAATATTATTTATAAGAACAGAAATGAGGTTTTGGAATATTCTGTCGGCAATAATACTGCTGCTGCCAATAAACCTGCTTTGAAGATGGAAGATAACAACACAAAGGTATTTAATGATAAAATACTGGAGTCAAATTATACAAGATTAAATCTTGAAAATGATACTTTTGTAGTAGAAGTAGATGACAGGGCATATTTTACCAATGCAGGTGTTATACAGGGAAATTCATACGGTGTTTCGCTGGAAGACGGCGGGACAATGATAAACAGCAATATTGTAAAAAATAACGGAGATTACGGTGTTTATCTTGATGATGATACATCTTTGTATAATTACGGTGAAATCATCAATTCCGGAAATTACGGAGTATTCGCCGAAGACAGGTCAAAAGTAGTGAATGAAGGAAAAATACAAAATAGAGGCGCATATGGTATTCTTGTATCGGAAAACGGGACGACAGCAACAAATAACAGTACCGGAAGAATTATGAATGCCGGAGACTTCGGAATGTATTCAGTAAACGGTGCAAAGGCGGTAAATGCCGGAATTGTCAGCAATACCGGGAATAAGGGAATGGCGGCTCATAATAATGCAAGTATAATAAATAACGGAACTGTAAGTAACAGCGGAACATACGGAATGTATATAAGCAGAAATTCCACAGGAATCAATAACGGTACCATAGAATTAACGGGAAATAATCTTACGGGAGTGTATGTAGGTGACAGAAGTACTTTTACAAATAACGGGACTATAAAAATAAACGGTACATCAGGAGTGGGTATAGAGGCAGTAAATTACAGTACAATAAAAATTGCACAGAATTCTAAAATAATTCTGGATGGTAATGCTGCAATAACACAGGGAAATACGAATTATACTTCTCCAAACAGTAATGTCAATTCAGGAGGAACAGCATATAAGCTGGATTCTACATCTCAGTTAATAAATGCCGGTGTAATTTCGGCATCAGGGACTTTATCGGTAAATACTGCGGGAAGAGTTATTCTGGACAGCAGTACCGGAAGTATAGAAGCTAAAACTCTGAATCTGGAAAAGGATATTTATCTAAATGTGAGTAAGACAATGAATTCATCTTTAGATACATATAATTATGACAATTTGAAAGTAGAAAATATAACAGGAAGCGGGGAAATTAAGTCAGACTCATCTTTATTTACCGCAAAAACTATACAGGCTGCTGACGGTACATACTCAGTTTCACTGGAAAGAAAAAAGTTTGATGCTGTATTTGACGGTAAATTTGGTGAAATACTGGAAAAAAATTATGCTGGTTCAGAAAATAACAATGAAAGCAAAGAATTGTATAATTCAATGAAAAGTATAAGCAGTGCCAAAGTACTCGGTCTTGCTGAGGAAGAAATAACAGGACGGGCAATAATAAGTAATTCATTGTATAATCAGTTTTATCAGGATAAGGTAATAAATAACGGAATTGATTCTTTATTATCAAGAAGGAATATTGACAGCACAGGTACAGAGTATTATTTTGAAGCATTGGGAAGTTTTTTGGATCAAAAAAATCTTAATGAAAGCAGCGGTTTCGACAGCAGTTCATATGGTGTAACAGCAGGAATGATGACATCCGTGAATAATTCTGTCTCGTTGGGCGGCTTTATTTCTTATCTGAGTACAGACATAGATTATAAAGATGCAGGAGATTCAAGTCAGGATACAGATACTTTTTCTGTCACAGGTGTTATGGAAAACAAGTTTGCAGATAATTTTAAATTAATAACAAAATTAGGCTATAATTATGGAAATAATGATACTACAAGAAGAATAACCTATGATAATACATACAGAGAAGTAAACGGTGAATATGATACATGGTCGTTGAACGGGACTACAGGTCTGGAATACAGCAAAGAAATTACAAAAAATATTATATTAAAACCATCTGTAAATCTTATTCTCAGTTATGCTTCACAGGAGGATTACACAGAAACAGGTTCTGTTACAGACATAAAGGTAGATTCGGTCGATGCTTTTTCAGCTAAAGCAGGAGTAGGAATAAAAGCTGATATAAATTTATTTGATAACGGAGCTTCGAGTTTTAAAGTTATTCCTAAAATAAATTATTATTATGAAATGGCTGATCCTTATAAAAATAAGAATATTAGTATGGCTTCATTCACAGATACAGTAGATATATGGAGCAGAGAGGCAGAAAAAAATGATTTGAACCTGGGTCTGGATTTAGAATACAGCTTTAATGCTTTTTCAGTTTCTGGAGGGTACAGTGCAGGAGTTTTAGATGATGCAAATGAACAGTTCTTAAATCTGGGATTCAAATTTTTCTTTTAA